Within Amycolatopsis sp. cg5, the genomic segment CGCCGTCGCGCTCATCGACGAACTCGGCCCGGTGACCTACGGCGAGCTGGATCGCCGGTCCAACGCGCTCGCCAGAGCCTGGCTCGCGCACGGGTTCGGCGCCGATTCGGTCATCGCGGTGCTCTGCCGCGACCACCGCGGCGTCGTCGACGCGATGCTCGCGTCCGCCAAGCTCGGCGCCCGGCTGCTGCTGATGAACACCGGCTTCTCCCGGCCGCAGCTCGCCGACGTCGCGCGGCGCGAAGGCGTCTCGGCGCTGGTGCACGACGAGGAGTTCGCGGACCTGCTCGGCGATGTCGACCCCGAGGTGCGCCGGTACTCCGAGTCGCTGGTCGAGGAGCTGGTGCATGGCGACGGGCGCGACCTCAAGCTGCCGCGCGAGTGCGGCGCGCTGGTGCTGCTGACCAGCGGGACCACGGGTACGCCGAAGGGCGCGCCGCGCCGGGTCCGTTCGCCGCTGGCCGCCGCGCAGTTCCTCGAGCGCATCCCGCTGCGCCGGGGGCAGACCATGTACATCGCGGCGCCGACCTTCCACGGCACCGGCTTGTCGCAGTTCATCCTGGCCTTCGCGCTCGGCATGACGGTGGTGTTCCGCAGGCGGTTCGACGTGCACGCCACCCTCGAAGGCATCGCGAAGCACCGCTGCGACGTGCTCGTGGTCGTGCCGACGATGCTGCAGCGGATCGTCGACTTCGGCGGGGTGCGCGACTACGACACGTCCAGCCTGCGGATCCTGTTCAGCGCCGGGTCCGCACTGGGCGCCGATCTGGGCGATCGCGCGACCGCGTTGTTCGGCGACGTGATCCACAACCTTTACGGCTCAACGGAAGTCGCCGTCGCCACCATCGCCACGCCGGAAGACTGGCGCGCGGCGCCGGGCACGGTCGGCAAGCCGCCGCGCGGCTGTCTCGTCCGGCTCTACGACGACCAAGGCCGCGAGGTGACCGAGATCGGCGCGCGTGGCCGGATCTTCGTCGGCAGCGCCCTCGCGTTCGACGGCTACTCGGGCGGCGGCACCAAGGAGTTCGTCGACGGGCTCATGTCCAGCGGCGACGTCGGCCATTTCGACGACGGCGGCAGGCTGTTCGTCGAGGGCCGCGACGACGACATGATCGTCTCCGGCGGCGAGAACGTGTTCCCCGCCGAGATCGAGGACCTGCTCGCGGCGCACCCCGCGCTGCTCGAAGCGGCCGTCATCGGCGTGCCCGACCGCGAGTTCGGGCAGCGGCTGCGTGCGTTCGTGGTGCCCGCGTCGGAGATCGACGCCGACACGGTCAAGGCCTACGTGAAGGGAAATCTCGCTCGCTACAAGGTTCCGCGTGATGTCGTGTTCCTCGGCGAGCTGCCGCGCAACGCGACCGGGAAAGTGCTCCGCCAGAAGCTCCGCGACTACCAGGAAGGCGTTCCTCGATGAAGAGGCTCCTCGCTGTGCTGTGTGCTGTGCTTTTAGTGTCCACAATGGCCACTCCGGCGATGGCGGCGACACCGTCCCCGCCGCAGAGCGACCCCTTCTACAGCCCACCGGAGGGATACGAGTCGCTCGCGCCAGGCGCGGTGCTGCGATCCCGTCAGGTCGAGATCTCGGCGTTCGCGGCGCTACCGCAGAAGGTCCAGTCCTGGCAGCTGCTGTATCGCACCAACGACGCGCTCGATCGTCCACAAGCGACGGTCACGACGGTTTTGCTGCCGTGGGGCGCGAAGCCTGGTCCGCGGCCGCTGCTCAGCTACCAGGTCGCCGAGGACAGCGCCGCGCCGCAGTGCGCGATCTCGTATCAGCTGCGACAGGGCGCCGGTAACGAGAACATCGTCGCGCAGGCGGAGATCCTGCTGATCGACGCGGCCGTCCAGCAGGGCTGGGCGGTGAGCGTCCCGGACTACGAAGGCCGCAAGAGTGCTTACGTGGCAGGGAAACAAGCCGGTCACGCCACTTTGGACGGTATTCGCGCCGCGCAGAACTTCACCCCGCTCGGGCTGAACTCCCAAGGACCGGTCGGCCTCTGGGGCTACTCGGGTGGCGCGCTCGCTTCAGGCTGGGCTGCGGAGATGCAGCCGTCGTACGCACCCGAGCTGAACATCGGGGGTGTCGCCGAGGGCGGCCTGCCGGTGAACCCCGCGCACGTGCTCGAGCAGGCTAACGGCGGCCCGTTCGCGGGGATCGCGATGAGCGGCATCGCCGGGCTGAGCCAGGCGTACCCGCAGCTGGCGGAGTTCCTTGACGCGAACATGACCGCCGAGGGCAAGGCCGCGCTGGCCAAGGCCAAGACGCAGTGCAACTCCGGCAACACGACCACGTTCGCGTTCAAGGACCTCTTCAAGTACTTCACGGTCAAGGACCCACTGAACCAGCCGGTCCCGCGGCAGGTGCTCGCCGAGGTGACCATGGGCAAGGCCACGCCGGCCGCGCCGCTGTTCGTCTACCACTCGGTGAACGACGAGCTGGTGCCCAGCGCGGACACCGACCGGATCGTGCGGCAGTACTGCGCCGACGGCGCGAGCGTGAAGTATCAGCGCGACATCTTGAGCGAGCACGTCATCCTGGTCGCGACCGGCGCGGCGGACGCGTTGAACTGGCTCAAGGACCGGCTTTCGGGCAAGCCGGCGCCCGCGGGGTGCAGCACGAAGACGGTCCTGTCGTCGCTGCTCTCGCCGAGCGCGTTGCTGACGTTCGGGTCGGTGCTCTACCACGACCTGCTGGCGTTGTTCGGCCGTCCGATCGGATAGTCGTGCGCGTTGCGGGCGGTTATTGAGCGGAAACGCAAAGGTGGCGCGTCGGCCGCGGTCGCGGGCTCGCCGGGCACCAGGTCAGGGAGCGAGGGATGTGTGAGTGGTGACTCTGCTGCATCTAGCGGAGCAGAGTTACCACTCGCGGATAGCCGTGGGCTGTGGTGTGCGGGATAAAGCCCGCTTTACTCCGCAGGGGGTCGTGAGTGTTGCAGGTGCGAGGGCTGAAGCGAGGGGACCCTTCAGTGCGTATGTCGCACCCAGGGGTCCCCTCGCTTCACACCCGCGGGCGAGGGGAAACCCTGCTGCACCCCACGGAGAGAGGTTCCCCTCACATCCCCGGCCCGACCGGCACCTTCGCGACCACACGAACGGACGTGTCCGAACACCAACACGCCACAGTCGCCCTTCCCCTCAATAGAAGCCGGAAGGGCGAACGCGGCTGGCCGGGGTCGTCGTGGGGGTCGTGAGTGGTACGGCCGGTTCTAACCGGTCTAAACACTCACGACCCCTTCAGCGGCGCGCCAGGAAGTCTTCCAGCCGTTCGCGGGCATCGCCGAAGTCGGAGACGTGATTGCTCAGCGCCAGCCGGAATTCGCCGTCGGGCAACGCGAGCACCAGGTACTCGGTCAGCCTGCGCTGGGTGAAGCCGCCGCCGGTGATCGTGTGCAGCGGAATCCGCTGGTAGGCGTCGACCTTCCGCGGATCGAGGCCTTTCAGGCGTTTACGATCGACCATGCCCGCCGCGCCGATGAGCCCGGCGAGACCGCGGCGCACCAGCACCCAGCGCGACATGCGCACGAGCACGAGTTCGGTGTTGCACACCAGGAGATCGACCAGTTTCCGGCCGTCCTGCAGCGCGCTCATGATCGCGATCAGGCGCGTTTCGACCGGCTCCGGCTCCTCCTCGGGCTCCGTGGAAGGCGACCTGACGAAAGCCGCGGGCACGCGAAGACGTTGCAGGTGCTGGACGAGTTCACCGACCGCTCGCGGATCTTCGACCGCCGGTTTGACGAGCGCTTCGATGTCGAACGGCCGGTCGTACACCTTGAGTTCCCAGCCACCGCCCCAATTCAGCTCGTGACGGGCGTGGCCCGCGTCGGCGAGTGCCGCGACGATGGCGTCGCCGAGCAGTTCGGTGACGATCTTTTCGCTGGCTTCCGCGATGACATCCGGCGCCAGCGACTCGTTGCGCATCGGCGCGGCGAAGCGCTCGATGTCGCCGTGGCGCAGCACCAGGATGACCTCGCCGATAGTGCCGCCTGGCGCCAAACCGCTCTCCTTGCCAGCTTCGGCGAGCATTTCCGCTCCTTTGTGGACGGAGCGGAGGCCGGCGAGGCGGACGATCTCGCCCCAGTGCGCGCGTGGTCCGAGATCGCGGATGAGGACGTCGAGTTCCGCGTGCGGGATGTCCTCACGGGGCGAGTCCAGCAGCGACCAGGCCGGGCGGCCGTCGAGGTCAGGCCGGGCGTCGGGGAGTTCGGTGATGGCCGCGATGCGTCGGCTGGTCGACGGGTGGCTGTCGAAGCGGGAACTCGGTTTGTTCGCCAATATCTCGTCGGCGGTCTTGGCGACCCATTCGCGTTGCGCGGGATCCTTGAGGAAGGCTCGGAAGCCGAGCAACACGTCGGGGGTTCGTTTGGTGACCGCGCCGAGTGAGACGTAGCGGTCGAAGTAGGCGTTCCACAGTGGACTGAGCGTCGCGACCTTGCGCAGCGCGTTGGCCGCGACGCGTTTGCCTGCCACGGCGACCATGTATTCGTCGGCCTGCAGCTCCTGCCTTCGGTTCGCGGACTGCGCGATCAGCAGATAGAGCCGCGAATAGCCGTCGAGCAGCGTTTTCGCGAGGCCGGAGTCCAGCCTGCCGACCGTGTGTTCCAGCGTGCGCGTGCCGCGATAGGTGACCGCGAGCAGGCGGGTGTGGCCGCCGCTGTAATGCCCGAGTTCGTGCGCGAGGATCGCGCGCAGTTCGGTGACGTTCATCGCGGCGAGCAGCGGCAAGCCGATCAGAAGCGTGCGTTTGCCCGCGCGCAGGCCGAGCACGCGGCTTTCCTCGTAGACCGCCGCGTTGATCTCGCCGACCAGCACGATCTCGTCCGGCGGACGGGTGCTGACCTGCTCGGCGAGGTCGTCGACCACCCGCCACAGACCCGGCTGCTCCTCGCGGGTCAGCCGAGGGCCCTCGGTGGTCGGGAACTTCGCGCGCAGCGCGCTGACCAGCCCGAACCCGAGCGCCAGCATCACGCCGACCCCGGCCATCATGATTTAGGCGCCCGCGCGGTGGCCGACCTGCGCGCCCGCGTAGACACCGCCGGCGCCGACGGCGATCACCACGAACGGGAACGCCACCAGCAACAGCACCGAAAAGAAAGCCCGCCCCCAGGCATGCATGAGAAAACCCCATTTCGCTCGACCGGATGGTAATCCAGGCGATCGGGGCGAAATGGGTTTTTCTCAGATGATCACGCGACGTTGAATGTGTCCGGGTCCGGCCCGGTGCGCTCGCCGCGGTCGAGACCGGCGAGGCTCTCGATGTCCGTCTCGGTGAGCGAGAACCCGAACACGTCGAGGTTCTCGCGGATGCGCGACGGGGTCACCGACTTCGGGATGACCACGTTGCCGAGGTCGAGGTGCCAGCGCAGGACGACCTGCGCCGGGCTCTTGCCGTACTTCTCGGCCAGCGCGGCGATCGCGGGCTCGCCGAGCAGGCCGCCGCCCTTCGCGAGCGGGCTCCACGCCTCGGTCGCGATGCCGTGCTTGGCGTCGAACGCGCGCAGTTCGGTCTGCTGCAGGTACGGGTGCGCCTCGACCTGGTTCACCGCGGGGACGATGCCGCTCGCCTCGAAGACGCGCTCGAGGTGCGCCTGGTGGAAGTTCGAGACACCGATCGCGCGGACGCGGCCGTCGGCGTAAAGCTTCTCGAAGGCCTTCCACGTGTCGAGGTAGAGGTCGCGCTCGGGAGTGGGCCAGTGGATGAGGTACAGGTCCAGCTGCTCCAGGCCCAGCTTGGTCATGCTCTCGTCGAACGCGCGCAGGGTCTCGTCGTACCCCTGCTTGCTGTTCCACAGCTTGGTGGTGATGAACAGCTCGTCGCGGGCGATGCCGGATTCGGCCAGCGCCTTGCCGACGCCCGCTTCGTTGCCGTAGATGGCCGCGGTGTCGATGCTGCGGTACCCGGCGTCCAAAGCGGACTTGACGGCCGCTGTCGTCTCGTCGTCCGGGACCTGGAAGACGCCGAAGCCGAGCTGGGGCATCTCGACGCCGTTGTTGAGCTTGATGTTCGGAACGCTCAAGTGACTGTCCTTCATCGGGTTAGTGCTTCCTCTTCGACGGTAACCGATTGCTTGCGGTCGAGCAGTCCCGAGACCACCGCCACCGACAGGCCGGCGGCGGCGAGCGCCGCGCCGATCCAGTTCGGTGCGGTGTACCCGAGACCGTGCTCGATCGCGGCGCCGCCGAGCCACGCGCCCGCGGCGTTGCCCAGGTTGAAGGCGGCGATGTTCGCGGCCGAGGCGAGCGCGGGCGCGCCCTCGGCCTTCTGCATGACCCGCGCCTGCAGCGGCGCGACGGTCGCGAAGCCCGCGGCGCCGAAGACCGCGATGGTGATGGCGGCGGGCAGCTGGGCGTGCGCGGTGAAGACGAAGATGATCAGCACCGCGGCGAGTGCGGCGAGGATCACGTACAGGCTCGGCATGAGCTTCCGGTCGGCCGCCTTGCCGCCGAGGATGTTCCCGACGAACAGGCCGCCGCCGAACAGCACCAGCAGCCAGGTGACCGCGCCGGCGGAGAACCCGGCGACCTCGGTCATCATCGGCGCGATGTAGGTGAACGACGCGAAGACACCCGCGAAACCGAGCGCGGTCATCACGAGCGCGAGCCACACCTGCACGTCGCGGAACACGGCGAGTTCGCTGCGCAGGCCCTTGCTCTCGGTCGTGGCCTGCGCCGGGACGAGCGTCAGGATGCCGATGAGACCGATGACACCGAGCACGCTCACGGCCCAGAAGGTCGAGCGCCAGCCGAGCGCCTGGCCGAGCGCGGTCCCGGCGGGCACGCCCAGCACGTTCGCCACGGTCAGGCCGGTGAACATCATCGCGATGGCGCTGGCCTGTTTCGCGGGCGCGACCAGCGAGGCCGCGACCACCGAGCCGACCCCGAAGAACGCGCCATGGGACAGCGCCGCCACGATCCGGCCCGTCATCAGCAGGCCATAGGTGGGTGCGACCGCGGAGATCAGGTTGCCCGCGATGAACAACACCATCAGGCCGACCAGCACGGTCTTGCGCGGCACCCGCGACGCGACCGCGGTCAGCATTGGGGCGCCGACCACCACTCCGAGCGCGTAGCCGGAGATGAGCAGGCCGGCGGACGGGATCGAGACGCCGAAGTCACCCGCGACCTCGGGCAGCAAGCCCATGATCACGAACTCGGTCGTGCCGATCCCGAAGGCGCTGATCGCCAGTGCGAGCAGAGCGGCAGGCATGGAAGGTTCCTTCTTCCCGGTAGTATGGGCGTTGGCAATAACCCGCGTCCGAGATAGTTGCACGCGCCGGTTATTGCGTAAGCTCGATAGTGGCGCACGCAAGGGTGCCTTGGCAACCGAGAGAGTGGTGAACCGTGTCACTGGATGACGACGCCGTCGAAGCCCGAGCACAGGGCTGGCGCACGCTCGCCGCATTGCACGCGCGGATCGAGGACAAACTGGGCCGCGCCTTGGAGCGCACCCACGAGCTTTCGGTGAGCGAATACAGCGTCCTCGACGCACTGGCCCGCCAGGACGGCTTCCACCTGCGCATGAACCAGCTGTCGAACGCGGTCGTGCTGAGCCAGTCCGCGACCACGCGTTTGGTGAACCGGCTGGAGGATCGGGGACTGCTGCAGCGGTACCTGTGCCCTACGGACCGGCGAGGCATCTACACCGAGGTGACACCCTCGGGTCGCACGTTGCTGGAGGCGGCTCGGCCGACCCACGACTCGGCGCTCGCCGAAGCGCTGGCCGAGGCCGAAGCCCTGCCTGAGCTGGCTCCGCTGGTCTCGGCCCTGGGCGCCCTGACCTTCTGACCCCCGCCTTTGGCCCCAAAGTCACTTCGGGGGCGTGCCATGCCCCGAAAGTGGCTTTGGGGGCATGCGGTGTCCCGAAAGTGGCTTTGGGGCCCTGGCATGCCCCGGAAGCGACTTTCGGGCTTTGTTGGGTGCCGAAAGACGCATTGGGGTCTTGGCACGGACCGAAGGACGCATTGGGGACGTGGTAGGGACCGAAGGACGCATTGGGGACGTGGTAGGGACCGAGCGACGCATTCGGGACCTGCCAAGGACCGAAGGACGCATTGGGATTTTTTCGGCCTGGGTCAGCGGGTGCCGAGGAGGTGCTCCAGGGCGAGCTGGTTCAGCCGGGTGAAGTGGTAGCCCCGCGAAGCGGCGGCGGTGAGGTCGAAGTCGTCGGCGGCGAGGGAATCCAGGGTTTCGCCGGGGGCGAGGGTGGGGGTCGCGAGGTCCGGGACGCGGGAGGCGGCGAGCGCGGAGGCGACTTCGGGGTCCGAGCGGAAGGCCTGGGCTTTGGCGCGCAGGATGAGGTACGTGCGCATGTTGGCGGCCGCCGATTCCCAGACGTCCGAGGCGTCTTCGGTGCGGAGGGGTTTGTAGTCGAAGTGGCGGGGGCCGTCGTAGCCGCCGTGCTCGA encodes:
- a CDS encoding acyl-CoA synthetase, with the translated sequence MLDRIGATCHSLSVLVKAGMVEIGRPDLAVASLRAVRGLGPIAGAAKVSARRDPNAVALIDELGPVTYGELDRRSNALARAWLAHGFGADSVIAVLCRDHRGVVDAMLASAKLGARLLLMNTGFSRPQLADVARREGVSALVHDEEFADLLGDVDPEVRRYSESLVEELVHGDGRDLKLPRECGALVLLTSGTTGTPKGAPRRVRSPLAAAQFLERIPLRRGQTMYIAAPTFHGTGLSQFILAFALGMTVVFRRRFDVHATLEGIAKHRCDVLVVVPTMLQRIVDFGGVRDYDTSSLRILFSAGSALGADLGDRATALFGDVIHNLYGSTEVAVATIATPEDWRAAPGTVGKPPRGCLVRLYDDQGREVTEIGARGRIFVGSALAFDGYSGGGTKEFVDGLMSSGDVGHFDDGGRLFVEGRDDDMIVSGGENVFPAEIEDLLAAHPALLEAAVIGVPDREFGQRLRAFVVPASEIDADTVKAYVKGNLARYKVPRDVVFLGELPRNATGKVLRQKLRDYQEGVPR
- a CDS encoding lipase family protein produces the protein MATPAMAATPSPPQSDPFYSPPEGYESLAPGAVLRSRQVEISAFAALPQKVQSWQLLYRTNDALDRPQATVTTVLLPWGAKPGPRPLLSYQVAEDSAAPQCAISYQLRQGAGNENIVAQAEILLIDAAVQQGWAVSVPDYEGRKSAYVAGKQAGHATLDGIRAAQNFTPLGLNSQGPVGLWGYSGGALASGWAAEMQPSYAPELNIGGVAEGGLPVNPAHVLEQANGGPFAGIAMSGIAGLSQAYPQLAEFLDANMTAEGKAALAKAKTQCNSGNTTTFAFKDLFKYFTVKDPLNQPVPRQVLAEVTMGKATPAAPLFVYHSVNDELVPSADTDRIVRQYCADGASVKYQRDILSEHVILVATGAADALNWLKDRLSGKPAPAGCSTKTVLSSLLSPSALLTFGSVLYHDLLALFGRPIG
- a CDS encoding M48 family metallopeptidase; protein product: MMAGVGVMLALGFGLVSALRAKFPTTEGPRLTREEQPGLWRVVDDLAEQVSTRPPDEIVLVGEINAAVYEESRVLGLRAGKRTLLIGLPLLAAMNVTELRAILAHELGHYSGGHTRLLAVTYRGTRTLEHTVGRLDSGLAKTLLDGYSRLYLLIAQSANRRQELQADEYMVAVAGKRVAANALRKVATLSPLWNAYFDRYVSLGAVTKRTPDVLLGFRAFLKDPAQREWVAKTADEILANKPSSRFDSHPSTSRRIAAITELPDARPDLDGRPAWSLLDSPREDIPHAELDVLIRDLGPRAHWGEIVRLAGLRSVHKGAEMLAEAGKESGLAPGGTIGEVILVLRHGDIERFAAPMRNESLAPDVIAEASEKIVTELLGDAIVAALADAGHARHELNWGGGWELKVYDRPFDIEALVKPAVEDPRAVGELVQHLQRLRVPAAFVRSPSTEPEEEPEPVETRLIAIMSALQDGRKLVDLLVCNTELVLVRMSRWVLVRRGLAGLIGAAGMVDRKRLKGLDPRKVDAYQRIPLHTITGGGFTQRRLTEYLVLALPDGEFRLALSNHVSDFGDARERLEDFLARR
- a CDS encoding aldo/keto reductase; protein product: MPQLGFGVFQVPDDETTAAVKSALDAGYRSIDTAAIYGNEAGVGKALAESGIARDELFITTKLWNSKQGYDETLRAFDESMTKLGLEQLDLYLIHWPTPERDLYLDTWKAFEKLYADGRVRAIGVSNFHQAHLERVFEASGIVPAVNQVEAHPYLQQTELRAFDAKHGIATEAWSPLAKGGGLLGEPAIAALAEKYGKSPAQVVLRWHLDLGNVVIPKSVTPSRIRENLDVFGFSLTETDIESLAGLDRGERTGPDPDTFNVA
- a CDS encoding MFS transporter translates to MPAALLALAISAFGIGTTEFVIMGLLPEVAGDFGVSIPSAGLLISGYALGVVVGAPMLTAVASRVPRKTVLVGLMVLFIAGNLISAVAPTYGLLMTGRIVAALSHGAFFGVGSVVAASLVAPAKQASAIAMMFTGLTVANVLGVPAGTALGQALGWRSTFWAVSVLGVIGLIGILTLVPAQATTESKGLRSELAVFRDVQVWLALVMTALGFAGVFASFTYIAPMMTEVAGFSAGAVTWLLVLFGGGLFVGNILGGKAADRKLMPSLYVILAALAAVLIIFVFTAHAQLPAAITIAVFGAAGFATVAPLQARVMQKAEGAPALASAANIAAFNLGNAAGAWLGGAAIEHGLGYTAPNWIGAALAAAGLSVAVVSGLLDRKQSVTVEEEALTR
- a CDS encoding MarR family winged helix-turn-helix transcriptional regulator — translated: MSLDDDAVEARAQGWRTLAALHARIEDKLGRALERTHELSVSEYSVLDALARQDGFHLRMNQLSNAVVLSQSATTRLVNRLEDRGLLQRYLCPTDRRGIYTEVTPSGRTLLEAARPTHDSALAEALAEAEALPELAPLVSALGALTF